The Vigna radiata var. radiata cultivar VC1973A chromosome 6, Vradiata_ver6, whole genome shotgun sequence DNA segment TGACATGATCTGGCAACTGGCCGTGCTGTTTCATTTGTGTGAAAAGCTTTAGAGCTTTCTCTCCATGTCCATGGCGTGCATAACCACAAATCATAGAATTCCAAGAATATATGTTCCTCACAGGCATCGATTGAAAGAATCTCGTTGCATAATCTATCCTTCCACATTTCGCATACATGTCAACCAGTGCACTGCCAACAACAACTTCAGATTCTAAACAAGCCCTTATTGCACATGCATGAACTTCCATACCACGCTCTAATGTTGCAACCGAAGCACAGGCACTAAGAACAGTGGCAAGCGTGAAACCATCCAATCTTTGGCCCCTTTGCATCATAAACCATACCATATCCATGGCTTTATGCAGGATGCCATTGTGAATATATCCAGAAATCATTGAATTCCAACTCACTTCATCCCTTCGCTCCGACATTCTAGAAAAGATAATCTCACAGTCCTCAATGTGCTCACACTTCCCATAAAAAGCTAGAAGGGTATTCTCAATAGCATTATCGTCAGCAATAGAGTATTTTAAGAATAAAGCATGAATTTGACGGCCCAGTtcaagaagagagagagaagataCTGccgttaaaatatttataaatgttacTCTGTTGAGTTTCCATCCACCTTGCATCATCTCCAGGAAATATTTTATTGCCTGTAAGACTGACACGTCTGATGTTGCTAGTGCACCAATAAAAGAATTCCAAGAAACTTGATCATACTCTGGCATTAGAAAGAAGACTTTCTTACACTCGTCCATATAATCAGTTTCAGCATACAACGTTAGAAGAGCATTCGAAACTGAAACATCCAAATCAAGCCCATATTTGGTCCCTTCACCGTGTATTTGTCGTCCTAACATGATCCAACCCAAACTTGCACACGAACTCAAAGCACTAATGACTGAGAACTTTGATGGCACCATTccatttcttctcattttatggAAACAGGCAACTGCTTCATCAAATCGCTCATTGTGGTCAAGGGCAGAGATCATAGAGTTCCATGAGACAGAATCTTTACTGGGCATGAATTGAAAAACTGAACGAGCATTATCAATGGCGTTGCACTTTGCATACATATTGACAAGTGCATTTCCAATCAAAATCCAAACATCAACCAAGGCATTTCTAATCAGATAAGCATGAACCTCTTGACCCTTTCTCTTCCCTTCCTTTAAATCTGAAAATTCACTAAAAGAACTTAAAAGAACTGCATAAGATGATGCATTTATTTCAACCAAATTGTTCATTTCCTTGAATATCTTAGCTGCTTCTTCGCCATGATGCTGCTTCGCAAGTCCGACCATTAACCCGTTCATAGTCACTGCATTACGATCACACATCCGTTCAAAAATCATTTTAGCAGAATCTATTAAACCGTGCTTTGCAAACCCACTGACCAATGCACTACCAACATATAAATCTTGAACGAAGCTAGACTTTTCAATCCTCGCCAGCATCTGCTTTAGCAAAGCCAGTCCACAGTCAACCAGAGAGCATGCAGCAGTTACTAAGCTACAGAAGGTATATTCATTTGGCCTGCAGGTAAATTCTGTAGCTTCCCTTTGCATGCTTGAAAAGAACTTAAAAGCAGAAATTGCATCTCCCCTACAACAATAAACCGAAATTATAGAATTCCAGGATGAagaagttttaatttttatttcatcaaaaaCACGACGAGCATCATCAATGGAGGCCGAGCAATGTGAATACATGGACATTAGCACATTAGACAACACCATGTCGGAAGCATAAGGAGACTTGGAAATTAAGCCATGAATCTCCATCCCGAGTTTAAGCTTATTTGGACCAATCTCTTGGCATGCTCGCAGAGCACTACCAATGGCATAGTGGTTTGGCAAGAGACCAGCCGAAATGACCCCTTTGAATAAAACGCATGCCTCCTCAGGCATGCCATTTTGCGCATACCCAGAAATTAAACAAGACCACGAAACGAGGTTCTTCTgcggcatttcatcaaacaacttCTGCGCGGAAACCAAGCCCCCGACTCTGACATATATGTTGATAAGAGTATTACACCAGAAAACATCATTGGTAAGCCCAGATTTGTAGATGTGTAGATGAAGCTGATGGGCATCTTCCACGCTACAAGAATCTTTGTATCGATGATATTCCAAATTCAAAGTTGGAAATTGGAGATGGTGGTGATGAGATGAGTTGCAGTGATGTAGCAATTGCTCTGAAAAAGCTAACTGGGTAGAAATAGCATGACTTGCATTGTGTAACAATCGCCTGTAGCAGAGAATCATGTTTTTCGAACCTCTACCAAGCCATCATTTAACAGGATCCTTGTTCATATCAAAATATAGCTGTGCTTTGTATTCTCAACAATTTTCTATGTCCTATACTATTCAAACCTCTTCAAAATTTGTGGCTTTTTAGTTTAATACTTACTTTCACATAAAATccacaaaatatttcttaaagaGAGACCAATGAGCATACTTTTTTCA contains these protein-coding regions:
- the LOC106764238 gene encoding putative pentatricopeptide repeat-containing protein At5g09950, whose translation is MILCYRRLLHNASHAISTQLAFSEQLLHHCNSSHHHHLQFPTLNLEYHRYKDSCSVEDAHQLHLHIYKSGLTNDVFWCNTLINIYVRVGGLVSAQKLFDEMPQKNLVSWSCLISGYAQNGMPEEACVLFKGVISAGLLPNHYAIGSALRACQEIGPNKLKLGMEIHGLISKSPYASDMVLSNVLMSMYSHCSASIDDARRVFDEIKIKTSSSWNSIISVYCCRGDAISAFKFFSSMQREATEFTCRPNEYTFCSLVTAACSLVDCGLALLKQMLARIEKSSFVQDLYVGSALVSGFAKHGLIDSAKMIFERMCDRNAVTMNGLMVGLAKQHHGEEAAKIFKEMNNLVEINASSYAVLLSSFSEFSDLKEGKRKGQEVHAYLIRNALVDVWILIGNALVNMYAKCNAIDNARSVFQFMPSKDSVSWNSMISALDHNERFDEAVACFHKMRRNGMVPSKFSVISALSSCASLGWIMLGRQIHGEGTKYGLDLDVSVSNALLTLYAETDYMDECKKVFFLMPEYDQVSWNSFIGALATSDVSVLQAIKYFLEMMQGGWKLNRVTFINILTAVSSLSLLELGRQIHALFLKYSIADDNAIENTLLAFYGKCEHIEDCEIIFSRMSERRDEVSWNSMISGYIHNGILHKAMDMVWFMMQRGQRLDGFTLATVLSACASVATLERGMEVHACAIRACLESEVVVGSALVDMYAKCGRIDYATRFFQSMPVRNIYSWNSMICGYARHGHGEKALKLFTQMKQHGQLPDHVSFVGVLSACSHVGLVDEGFKHLKSMSGVYGLAPRMEHFSCMVDLLGRAGDVNKIEEFIKTMPMDPNALIWRTILVACCRANSRNTELGRRAAKMLIQLEPQNAVNYVLVSNMHAASGKWEDVAEARLAMRNASAKKEAGCSWVTMKDGVHVFVAGDQTHPEKEKIYEKLKEIMNKMRGMGYVPETKYALYDLELENKEELISYHSEKLAIAFVLTRQSELPIRIMKNLRVCGDCHTAFKFISKIVNRQIILRDSNRFHHFDDGICSCGDYW